Below is a genomic region from Thalassophryne amazonica chromosome 3, fThaAma1.1, whole genome shotgun sequence.
ACTCAATGGAGTCACGTGTGACTGACAAAGTACCTACAGACTAACACCCAAAGACAAAAGGTGGGTACAGAAAAAAAGTGTGTGCTGTGATTGCTTAGAGTGCATTAATATGGATACATGAGAATCTCTTTCTCACTGACTGAAAATTAAAGTGTACAATCTCCCCTAAATTCCACCAATGGACCAAAACATTCAAATCTAACCCacgtcaacacccccccccccccccccccccccccaaaaaaaaggcgGGTGAGGCTGCTGGTTTTTCTTATTCCTTCTTACTTCTTGTTCTTGAGCTGATTGGCCAGCCAATCAAGGCCCTCATAGAGGCCGTCTCCGCTGGTGGCACAGGTGGCCTGGATGTACCAATTACGGTGACGGAGGGAGTGTaaacccagtttgtctgtgatctcaGCAGCATTCATGGCATTCGGCAAGTCCTGTTCAGAAGGTGAGATCATACATCGGTTACAACAACTATGATGCCACAGGAGAGCAGTGATACAGCTTCAGGGCAGGCTGACAGTTTTTGTGGTGTTGGTCGTAACAACTACACACTGACAGTGTCAAATGAAAAACTGAAAATACTAATGCAaagactttaaaaacaaaaacttacAAGACTCACTGACAAATGGAGCTAATGCAGGGCTGGCAAACCATGCACAAGGAACCAAAATGATGCAAACTATCCTTCAGTATACAGAATAACATTCATTTTACAGAAGCTTAGCCCCAGAGCTAACCACACTTAATAAATGTGAGAgatgaaataaatcaataaatcaaataaaagttCCACCAAGAATCAAACTCACGCCGTCTGCATCAGAGTCCTGAGTGCTAACTACACTACACAACCTCTGAGTTAAGAGGTGGGATTGTAAGGAAGAGGAAATCATGTTTGACATCCATACGCTGTTCCATTTGCCTTATAATTTGTTGCATATGCAGTAGGGGCGTCATATAATCACAAAAGCCCGCACACCAAATTAGATATGGTTTTTAAATCGCAGATCAGATCATTttcagatgggggggggggggggggggataacccACTGTCCtgtatattttttgaaaagaACTTAATGAAAACATGGAACTTTATTAAAACAACAAAATGGGGTAGATGCACATCTGGGGGGAAACAAAACAAAGAATAAAAACTGTAAAACCtaggggtgtcacaatacatgtatttgtactgaactGTACTGTACACACGGGCCAGTTCAGTTCACAGAACTGCACACAGAATACACGGTACGACTCTGCACAGTACGATTACAAAGCTGTCAGTGCAGGAGGTTTGGCCACTGGCCAGAGCCTCTGTCTGCGTGTCTGAGGTGAAAACAGGAACCAGTGAGCCGGGCAGTTAAATTGAGTGAAACGATTATTCCAAATCGGAAACAGTGGGATCATAAACAGAATtggttaatttacctttttcttcagAAACATGAACCTAAAAGTGAAAATGTACAGATACCAATTTGTGTTGAATCACCGTCCCAGGATGAGATCAGTACGCATTCTAGTTTAGACAGAAAACACCACCAACTTATAAATCGTTTTGCAAGAACTAGTGGAAAATTTCACAGGTGCTGAATAACAACACTGCgtacaatgatttcaaatctgtagAGTGAGGTTTTATGATACCCTCATTTGTGCAGaagtaaaacaaacttaaaatggacaaaataatgGAGAGAGTCTGGCTCCATGCGATATAAACAGACAACACAACACTTAACGTGTTGcccagtaaattcatcccaacgcAAATGACAAGAGATGTTcataaacatttaatgaaaaaaaattcatgtttgtCTCACAGTGCTAAAGTGTCTGATGGCAGCTCTGTTCTGCTCAGACTGAAGCTACTATAACAAACTCGTACCAAACTGTGACGTCTAAACACAAATACGAACCAAACCGTGACTTTTGCATACCGTGACACCCCTAGTAAAACCCCATTCTCACTTACAAGAGTATGTATCCAGGAAGGTCACAGTCTATAAAGGTGACAAACCAGTAGGTGAAGATCAAGGTTATTCATCAATGCAATCTAGGCACATTATGATAACATAATGCGCTGGACCTGTACCATATGACATGCAAAAACAACTACAGTACAACCACAGTATAACTGAGTGCAACCCTGGCTCTTCTGCAAAACCTCTTAGTGATGTCACAGCATCTATGACCAAGTTACGAGCTCTACAGACATCCAAAGGATTACCAAAGTATGTCAAAGTTTGCAATGATGTTCTAAATATACTTTAGAACATCTTGAAAATCGAGCCATGGTTAAGACACAACCACGGCACAATAACGGTGTTCTGGTGTATTGTGGACATCCACCGGACTCTCTAGGTTTTCAATGTATGAACAAGGTTTCAAATTGTAACCTTCTAGGATGCgtatctgtgaaagtgagaataGGATTTAACATTATGACTGGCAGTGGGCCAGATGTGGCGTTAGCACACAAGGGACATTTTCGTTTCCTTCCACATCGTTTCCTTCCACATTACTACTGTTGAGGATTTTAAAGTAACCATAAAAGCTGAACACAATAACAAGAAACCTGCTGAAGTTGTCTGGTAGTATTGTTAGTCTTATTCCTCTGATGACAAGCTATTTTGTCTTGATttgaaaaattcagaatttaGGATGAAGTACAACCTAAGATGATGTATGCAGCAATACTTAATGTACGTATAGTCATGCAGTTCAGTAGAGGTTTCTTGCCTGTTTATTGGCAAACACAAGAAGTACTGCATCTCTCAGCTCATCCTCAGCCAACATCCTCATCAGCTCCTCCCGTGCCTCATTCACACGCTCTCTGTCATTACTGTCCACGACAAAGATTAGACCTGAAACAGGACAGGAGGACATGGCAGTGAGACCAAGCAAAAGTAGTGTACTGTGCTTCCTTTAAGCAGAATAAATGAGTGCTTAAACCAGTTATTCCACTTTCATTAGCTCACCCTGTGTGTTTTGAAAGTAGTGTCTCCAGAGGGGGCGGATCTTGTCCTGCCCACCCACATCCCAAACAGTGAAGCTGATGTTCTTGTACTCTACTGTCTCCACATTAAaacctataaataaataaataaaacaagtgtCCATACAGATACATTACAGCTTGCAGACCTTAGATTTTGCACATACCAATGGTGGGGATTGTGGTGACTATTTCGCCCAGTTTGAGCTTGTAGAGGATTGTTGTTTTTCCAGCTGCATCAAGCCCCACCATCAAGATCCTCATCTCCTTCTTTCCTATGAGGCTCTTCAGCAAATTCCCAAAAAGGTTACCCATgatttatgttttttattctaCAACTGTGATGAGCAAGTAACGCCTCAGTTGTGCAGCAGAGATATATTGCAAAGCAGGGCTAAATGGAGACAAAGAAACAAGAaccgttatttttttatttgtggtgCTAGTTAGTGTACATGTACATCATCAAATACATTGAGGATAGTCAACATATTTGAATAGAAagaattatataacggctgagtggatccttgtcatttgattggtgcgttGTACGTCACTTGACATGGATAGTTCgttccatttacagtgcaaattttgttccATAAGTTTTGTATCATTGCACTCTGCAAACCAtgcccacaaacacacatacaagtgggggcggtgtttagctaaacttggcagagtttgttttgctgacaggcgATGATTTAAatggagctaattgatggtgctacttcttctaacacacacacacaaaaacaaattcactaCACCATAAGaaatccactacgccataagTCGTATGGAGACATGAAgaactgttaggatgaaaaggtggacaaatttctgacgcaatttttcgctggactgaggaagtacacaaagttttttttttttggaagtatcatgGACTACATAGTCATAATTatttttgaacaaactgtttttccaagttgactgagaacaattttggactattTGTGTTGAATTGTTGTATCAAAACAGCAGTGACGaaccaaaatgcaagtcccttttctgttgtttctaaattaatataatatcaaatgacaaaggtCTATTttcgccgttatataaaacaaataatgtttttacattctttctatgcaacaaatatttaattctgtcatatcattcacctcatgaaatattcctaccattgaactcaaacattcattatgggTATATTATTCATTTGTCACAATCATATATAAAGTTTTCCCACTAGAAAGCTTgtcttaaataaaaaataaagaactgCTTCACTTAAGAAACTCCACTACACTCCACAACACCTGTAAATAACTATTTACCCACAGTCATAATCACTAAAAGGATGAAGGAGCAACATGCTAATGCCATGACTCCAGGCTGCAGCACAATCTGTTCAAGCTATTTGTGCACTTTGGTTTCTCCTTCAAATGTTAGTCTGCAGCAACACCAACATGTCAGTCCACATGTCACATGTCCTACTTTACCGCACTCAATAAAAGCGGTTAAAACTACATATACAATCGGCAATTTAGAAGATGTTCAGAGGTACTACTGAACATGTGAAAACTGAGTCTAGTTGTCATATAATAATCATTCAAGAGGTGAAGAGCCAGGACTTAATTTCCAGGTACAAATGTTTCACATGCCAAAAAATGACAATTATGCTTTTGTTAACAATTTCAGCTGTGGACACAAGTTTACATACATTTACCATGGACATTTCAGTCATAGCAGTATTGTTTGTGTTTCCTATTTCTTCTTGTTCTGAGGCAGAATTTCCATACCGCATACATCTTTAATTAAAAGTAAGAATTTGCTTCAAAAGTTTCAATTTATTAAGGGTTTTATGAAATATGCACAGGATCAAAATTATGCATATGTTTAatctataaaatgtcagaaaacagtAAAACATGCTGACCAGAACTTCCAAGGACATGtcttcaaatgacaaaacagtctaaaataaaaaaaaaaggaaagaaaaaagttGTCTTTGAAAaccagctttttttcttttcaacaaaTTTCCAATTTACACCTTTTATAAGACTCTTCTTCAGTATGGTCATTTGGTACCCAACTGGGTGATCAGACCAATACCAGAATTTGTTATGGTCCTCTTCAGGGATCCACCAGTTATTAGCAAGTAACCGCTGGGAAGAATATGATGTCCACGATGTGGGCAAATACTggatgaaatatacaacagaatgggaaTGCAAAACTGGAATTCAGGAATCTTAATATTTCTTTTTAAAGCTACACGTGGACTTGCACCTTCTTATCTTTCTGAACTGTTAATTGCAGACACACACCCACCAGAACTTTGCAGTCCACTGGTCAGCATCAACTGGAGGTCCCTAGGACCAAAAGAAGGCAATGGGGTGACCGCCCTTTTGTTGTGCCTGGGTCTAGACTTTGGAATTCTTTGCCCCTTTAGTTGTGCTTGCTCAGTTCCTTGGCTCTGTTCAAAGTTAAGCTAAACACTTATTTGTTTAAAATTGCTTTTAGCATGTAGAGTCTTATTATgatggttgttttgttgttttattgttgttgatttttatgtattcatgtaaagcactttggtttcAGTGgttactgttgtaaagtgctatgtgaataaagtTTGATTTGATAGTACATGTGGTTAGAAATGAAATCAAAACATTTCTCCATACTGTAAATTAGTGACTGGAACCGAGAACCACTGTTCCAAAAAATTGTACTGTCTAAATGAGACCTCATTACTGTTTCATTACCCAGTTGACTTACACCCACTGctgtggaacacacacacacacacacacacacacacacacacacacacacacacacacacacacacacacacacacacacacacacacacacacacacacacacacacacacacacacacacacacacacacacacacacacacacacacacacacacacacacagagaatccCAGAAGAATTGTTCATCCAAATGCTGCCGCTGTTATTGCCATGACAATCACATCACGCCCTGGACAACCTCCTtggttgattgattttatttaataactTCAATGTAagtataaatatattaaaaatatatggatgacacaacaaagtgaaaatacttatttccattgttgtccattaTGATTTCTATTGGAGGAAATGAGGCAGAAATATTCAGCTTTGAGTCAGCTTGCAACAACTGGGCCAAGATGAATAAAAGAAGAATTGACATTACTGCCTGAAcattctttaatcaaatctaTGATTTTTATGTGCATGCAACTGTTTTAGTTTCAATAAATGTTGTGAGCTCATGATTGGGTGTTACTGTGAGCTTAAGTACCTGATTgtccaatattttggaaaaaaattgtACGTAAAAGTTAAAAATATCATGGTCTAATTAAGATAATTCCAGAGCTATTTGGTATATTCAGAGTGAAGATTGTTATGTATTATGCAATGAATGACATTATATCATAAGAAGAACTTGATGTTAAGGATCTcttaatggcccggtcacatggcatacgacgattcctgaacaaagggaaaattttttaaaaaaagttaaaaatcattgagaaaaggcaGACAAATGAGCtgttgacttttcccatcactgaacagcctgtgaatcaagagcgcaaaaggaacgaaagaggaacaaatgaAACTGAAGCCAAtgttgatctcgacgctttaaatgaaatgtgcctgaagccactgctggagcagtgtgtatctgcatcctgctctatgttccaggactcggcactgggacggagctctgtagcacctgagtcctggagaagctgcaaacagaagcgagcGATCCGACCAAATGTGGATATCTATGCGcacatcggtggatccacctggtcTGATTGCTCGTCTGGGAACAAAAGAgttatcatctccatcatcagaatcctcactgtctggttcagactgacgacACGCTGTGCCCTcaatcttgctccaattaaaaaaaaaaaaaaaaaaaaaaaaaaaaaagaagcgcttgctcaacattcataagacacctcatttttacaaaacaaaaacaaacaaaaaaacccaccaccacactaaccacacacgctaatATAATTGAATATATAATTGCTGATTATATATTTCATAtacattttttatattttatatacgGACTGATCAATTATataattgatcagtccgtgtgaacgccgcacattgactccccatgtgcaggTGATCCACaaagtgaattctgccttccagaacagctctaatataatcatctgaatcatctacctgttgctacatgtacagaagggctggattgtcattcctacactcatattgttatatttaataaaaataaacaaataaataaatgcacataGGGGGCAATTGATGCTGCTgtcgctgcgttcaagtaccatcagaaattacatGCACAAGCAACTGCTAAATTTGAAACAAtttagcagttgcttgtggcaagagcgtgtttttcattttatttttggtaaaataattcattgtatccacacaaaagattaattctggcctatataaggtgcctgagcccagtgaagctgaccccccccccccccattaaaaaaaaaaaatccaagcaaacaggttgagtttgccctgtaatttccgacaggtacatgaatgcagcggcagcagcgctcacaaaccagcttccgtactgtatgaaaacattcagctggtcaaacgaaGTCGAACTAAAAGTTacaaaaattaagcaaacaataagaaacgtcaggaacgacagcaaaacaaaatatggacaaattgaggtttttggcagcattcattcaaatttttagacagtttaaaaatcctgatgaagtgccagctgcaggaacaaacctacacgaaggttaaacgatgccgacagaagcccagatttcttgtttcttttgggcttcgttgcccttctttaagtgccgtgtgactgggccttaagttGTGTATTTAGAAAAGactgaagttgcaggaaatgtcCTTCATTTATACTTGGAACAGTCAACATGGTAGAGCTTCCTCCTCTGGAGGACCTACTTGTGCGCAGCCTGGGGTTATAATTAACAATAGCACCACTATACTAAAAAATTCTGGGGAGAAACCCTCATATTTGTGGGTGTTGGATTATGACTCCACAGCCTAAATAAAACATGCAGGCGTCATCGTGAGTTGTGTCAACTTCACATGTACAAGTCTCactattttaattttgttttaaaggACCTTAACAGGTTATTTGGTAGAAAGAGGTATATAGATCATTTAAAAATTGTTCCTGGCATAGTATGAAGATGTTAACTTTGCATGCTTTTGTAATTTCATAATGATTAATTTGTGAAATAAGAAAGACAAAAATGCAGATTAAAATGTGGAGGCCGGTGTgcccaaattcattcattcattcacctccAGCTACACCGGTTGTTGTAGCCAAGGACGCTACTCACCGATGCAACCTAGCTGCTGAGCCACACCGTCCTGATTGCAGGTTTTTTTCTGAATACCTAATGTGGGACATACTCGTTTTCGTTATCTTTTCACTGTAGGTTTGGGTTTTGATGAAACATAATTACGTTAGCTAGCCGTCGTCCCGATCTGCTTCGTTCTGTTAGCCGACTGCGGCGGCTTCACGCCGGGTAACACCGAGCAAACACACCAAGACCGACACCGAACCGTCTTCACAGTTTATCCACccataaaaatatataataacGAATGTTTTGTGTGCGCGTGTATTTGTTCTGTTTTAGGTTAATGGCCGTGTTTGTTCCCTCACTTACCTTAGCAAAAACCTCCGCCGCTGTAGTAGTACTTACGTCTCACGATATTTACAAACTGGACAACTCAACGAGGCAGCCAAATCTCGCGAGATGACATACTAAATCCAAACCTGAATCGTTCGAAATGATTTGGCATATTTAAGTCTATTTTTAGGTggcatttaatttttgaagtgaaaatgaactttttttttatcgTCTTAGATAAAAAATAAATGAGACATGTAAAATCTATGATTTGAGATATTTCAAAATAactttaaacaatattgatttttATTAAAAGAGTATTTTTTAAAGTTAATTCAATATCGCCCTTATAACTGGTGAACTTGCAAGTTATGCCTTTAAAAATAAtgaagtaagtcccttcaacttCCCCCATATTTGACTCTGCagatctgcgtgttgatttggcacaagtttcacacagGATGCTCCTCTTGACGCAACGCTACATTACATGGAGTATTGTGGgggttgaaccaggaaccttccatgaAAATTAGAACTGCTTGCCCACCATCCCTGCATTAAAAGCTTTAATTAACACTACCTTAAATCATTTTTgacctttttaaaaataaataaattaagaaaGATTTTGACTTTGTAAATTAATTTTCTGAAGTGATGTTGAACAAATACAGAACAAGTATAAAATGTCAACGGGCAAAACTACAACACCCAGAAATCTTGTGCTATTTTATTTGTGGCTGCACAAAACTTGGGAAGATGATAGAAACGACCACAACATAAGATCTGACCACAACACGAAAACCACAGCTTCACTGTCTGTGCACCGTGAATATACGTATTTGTTGCACATTGCACACATACAGAATGTGCTTGTGTCTATTTATTATGGACCCTCCTTGCAATGCTGCCCTAACCCTAAGATAACGAAAAGGCTAGTATTTCAAGGACTTTTAACTTTTTGGGAAAAGCTCCAAATACTTGTACAAGTGCACATTTTCACACGACACCACTTTTTGTTTGTCAGGCGTTGGACTTTGTAACCTTGTTGGTTGTGCAGCAGGATTCTTCCAAATTCTTCCCATGATAGTTCCTGACGCTGGAGTTCTTGAAATTTTCTTCTCTCACTGTGAAGGGTCACTCACCCAGTTCTTGCACCTTTGTTCTACAAAAGGCGAAAGAACAGTGCTTGTCAAGGTCTTGAATCCCAGAGTTTCTGGTGAGGAGTTaaattgcatggcagcaccctgacgtcaGCATatgagtgtgaatgtgaggcctgattgtaaagcactttgactgtCTGAGATAGAAATTCCATTTTCCACCCTCCAAAGTCCCACAACCCCATGTGTGTGCATATAGAAAGAAATTTGGCATAAGTATGGTCTGAAACAAATATTTCAAGAATTTTGTAATATACGTATTTCACAACGGATTGTATTATCATCCTCTGGGCTGAAAGGACAAGACGACACAGCTCCTTTCTATTTAAAGAGAAACAGGTTGTTTCTGACTGACATCAGGGGTTTTTTTAAGAATGCAAGTATCTATGGAATATTTTTTAATACAGTCTTTAATATCTGTTTATTTCATCATCATATTAGGCAGCTGAAAAGAAGTATATGATTGCTTTAATGGTCACATTTACAAATGCCACAATGAAAAGACATAGACTTTCCTCTATTTTAGGCgtagcccccccaccccccacccccaattgtACATTCCAGTGTAGTGCCATGTCAATGAGTGTATCAAGTATTAAAGTGACCATATCATTTTTGATCATCTTGTACTTAAAATATAAGTGTAGAGATTTAGTtagccaaaataaaatacaagaaGAAAAACATACAGTAGCCACTACTAACTGATACAATCTCCAAATCTATAATTTAATCTAATAATCTTTAATCTAATCAGGTATAGAAATAATCATATTGGATATctgaaataaaatacaataagtaACATGTACTTCATATCAGATGAAACAATCTTGTAAtctataatctaatctaataatatataatataatcactcaacaaaaatataaacgcaacacttttggttttgctcccattttgtatgagatgaactcatggatctaaaactttttccacatacacaatatcaccatttccctcaaatattgttcacaaaccagtctaaatctgtgatagtgagcacttctcctttgctgagataatccatcccacctcacaggtgtgccatatcaagatgctgattagacaccatgattagtgcacaggtgtgccttagactgcccacaataaaaggccactctgaaaggtgcaattttatcacacagcacaatgccacagatgtcgcaagatttgtgggagcgtgcaattggcatgctgacagcaggaatgtcaaccagagctgttgctcgtgtattgaatgttcatttctctaccataagctgtctccaaaggcgtttcagagaatttggcagtagatccaaccagcctcacaactgcagaccatgtgtaaccacaccagcccaggacctccacatccagcatgttcacctccaagatcgtctgagaccagccactcggacagctgctgaaacaatcggtttgcataaccaaagaatttctgcacaaactgtcagaaaccgtctcagggaagctcatctgcatgctcgtcgtcctcatcggggtctcgacctgactccagttcgtcgttgtaaccgacttgagtgggcaaatgctcacattcgctggcgtttggcacgttggagaggtgttctcttcatggatgatgcgaaggagatgtgttgcactgcatgaggcaaatggtggtcactccagatactgactggtatccccccccccaataaaacaaaactgcatctttcagagtggccttttattgtggacagtctaaggcacacctgtgcactaatcatggtgtctaatcagcatcttgatatggcacacctgtgaggtgggatggattatctcagcaaaggagaagtgctcactatcacagatttagactggtttgtgaacaatatttgagggaaatggtgatattgtgtatgtggaaaaagttttagatccatgagttcatctcatacaaaatgggagcaaaaccaaaagtgttgcgtttatatttttgttgagtatatataagtaACCAGTTAGGTTGGCTAAATATAATGAGCAAAATGCCCTTAATATTAAATCTCCCAATCTATAATCCAACATTGAACATAGTAGTTTACTTATTAGGTGCTACTGAACAAAATACTGCAAACGACCCCAAGGAGTTTTTGAAGCAGTGTGTGGCTTCAGTGAATTTTGGTTCTTATTTAGCACTGGGTATGAAGTGTGAACAGATAATAAACACAAATTACAACACTAATtttgaaagtgtaatatgtttgcTTGTTATGAGCTTAGCCCTAGCGCGTTGTTACAAAAGCCCGGCTAGATGACTGAAGACATTTGATTTTCAGGAAATTGTGAAAAGGTCTGAAGCATTGCACAATACTTGTCTTCACAAGTATGAGGAACTTCAGTTCATATAGAAACTGAAGAGTTTCTAAAATGAAGTGTTTGTTGCATGGGCAAGAGTGTGAAATGCTGTTCATGTAACCAAAGTAAATCTCTATGAAATGCTGTGCTTATTTGGAGTATGTGCACATGAAGCTGTGGgtcatgggtctcaggatccggagaaaagatgagtatgtcgtccagatatacgaagacgaatcggtgcaggaaagcccgcaagacatcgttaaccaatgcttggaacgtcgcgggggcatttgtaagaccgaacggcatgaccaggtactcaaagtgacctaagggggtgttaaatgccgtcttccactcgtctcccttccggagccgaaccaggtgatacgcatttctaagatctagcttagtgaacatttgggctccatgcaggggcgtgaacactgaatccaacaagggcaatgggtatcggttacgaaccgtgatttc
It encodes:
- the LOC117506992 gene encoding ADP-ribosylation factor 3-like; the protein is MGNLFGNLLKSLIGKKEMRILMVGLDAAGKTTILYKLKLGEIVTTIPTIGFNVETVEYKNISFTVWDVGGQDKIRPLWRHYFQNTQGLIFVVDSNDRERVNEAREELMRMLAEDELRDAVLLVFANKQDLPNAMNAAEITDKLGLHSLRHRNWYIQATCATSGDGLYEGLDWLANQLKNKKN